The proteins below come from a single Argentina anserina chromosome 1, drPotAnse1.1, whole genome shotgun sequence genomic window:
- the LOC126800678 gene encoding uncharacterized protein At1g10890 produces MGRSISKSPSRGRSRRDRSRSPFSSRRSRSSVSPRRRRSRSPSYRRRKSRSPTPRRRRRHRSKSSSPSPPPPPPRQSTTDRKNAADKVKKEEEEKARLLLEAELKRLEEETTQRIEEAIRRNVEERLSSEEVRIEVERRIEEGRKKLLEDVQVQLQKEKEAALNEARWKEEQARREREELDKMLEENRRRVEEAQRREALELQSKEEERYRELELIQRHKEEAARRKKMEEEEEHARLLKLSSKNKSRSKSSSMGF; encoded by the exons atgggtCGGAGCATATCAAAGTCACCGTCGAGAGGAAGAAGCCGAAGAGATCGAAGCCGCTCACCCTTCTCCTCCAG aCGGAGTCGTTCTAGTGTCTCCCCGCGCCGCCGTAGAAGCCGCTCGCCGAGTTACCGCCGCCGCAAGAGCCGCTCTCCCACGCCGAGACGACGTCGCCGTCATAGGAGCAAGAGCAGCTCCccgtctcctcctcctccgccccCTCGTCAGTCGACGACTGACCGGAAAAATGCCGCCGATAAGgtcaagaaggaggaggaagaaaaggcCAG GTTGCTACTGGAGGCGGAGCTGAAGCGATTAGAGGAGGAGACTACGCAGAGGATCGAGGAAGCGATTAGGAGAAATGTAGAGGAGAGGCTGAGCTCTGAGGAAGTTAGGATTGAAGTAGAGAGGCGGATAGAGGAAGGCCGGAAGAAGCTGCTTGAGGATGTGCAGGTTCAGCTtcagaaagagaaagaagctGCTCTCAATGAAGCACGGTGGAAAGAA GAACAAGctcggagggagagagaggagcTTGATAAGATGCTAGAGGAGAATAGGAGGAGGGTGGAGGAGGCACAGAGGAGAGAAGCTTTGGAATTGCAGAGCAAAGAGGAGGAGCGGTATCGGGAGTTGGAGCTGATTCAGAGGCACAAAGAGGAGGCTGCAAGGAGGAAAAAgatggaagaggaagaagaacatGCACGCCTCTTGAAGTTGTCTAGTAAGAATAAATCTCGGTCAAAGTCTTCTAGTATGGGATTTTAA
- the LOC126800169 gene encoding uncharacterized protein LOC126800169: MANASPFAPSFPRNYLLTPIPPSSRPLLPKPPHSLHHSPASSSSSLHALVGKNYPSVPRRLKATEVPVAETSSSENWVPVVPVAALPKGERRVIVQDGEAILLLWYKDEVFAIENRSPAEGAYTEGLLNAKLTQDGCIVCPSTDSTFDLRSGAIKEWYPKNPVLRALTPALRTLYVYPCKTDEKNIYISLEPGTVNSDAAAEIVFSGKAQPGVTASDVNIEEVKMVVDEGLEGGAFGFTRRNEIINGRAATIGFLLLLDVELLTGKGLLKGTGFLDFIYSISNALQ, from the exons ATGGCCAACGCCTCACCCTTCGCCCCCTCATTTCCCCGTAATTACCTCCTTACCCCTATCCCTCCCTCTTCCCGCCCTCTCCTCCCTAAACCTCCCCACTCTCTCCACCATTCCCctgcctcctcctcctcctctcttcATGCACTTGTAGGAAAGAATTACCCTTCTGTCCCTCGTCGTTTGAAGGCCACGGAAGTCCCGGTGGCGGAGACGTCGTCGTCCGAGAACTGGGTGCCGGTGGTGCCGGTGGCAGCGCTGCCCAAGGGAGAGCGGCGCGTGATAGTTCAGGACGGGGAGGCCATACTGCTGCTGTGGTACAAGGACGAAGTCTTCGCCATTGAGAACCGCTCACCGGCGGAAGGCGCCTACACTGAAGGCCTCCTCAATGCCAAGCTCACTCAG GATGGGTGTATAGTGTGTCCGTCAACTGATAGCACATTTGATCTTCGGAGTGGTGCCATTAAGGAATGGTACCCGAAGAACCCGGTGCTGAGGGCTCTCACGCCGGCGTTGAGGACTCTTTATGTTTATCCTTGCAAGACTGATGAGAAGAATATCTACATCAGCCTCGAGCCGGGTACTGTAAATTCTGATGCAGCTGCAGAGATTGTGTTCAGTGGCAAGGCTCAACCGGGTGTCACTGCTTCGGATGTTAATATCGAGGAG GTGAAAATGGTGGTCGATGAGGGCTTAGAAGGAGGGGCTTTTGGTTTCACAAGGAGGAATGAGATAATAAATGGGAGAGCTGCTACTATTGGGTTCCTCTTGTTATTAGATGTTGAGCTCTTGACTGGTAAAGGTCTTCTTAAGGGAACTGGCTTCTTGGACTTTATTTATTCTATCTCAAATGCTCTCCAATAG